A window from Marinagarivorans cellulosilyticus encodes these proteins:
- a CDS encoding dUTP diphosphatase, with protein MQQQLLKMLEMQDAMNTKVNAHWRDQGFAWYRAIWVECAELMDHYGWKWWKKQSPDMAQVNLELVDIWHFGLSDLLQGATNIDDLAKALDAELRKVPESVAEFRLELEDFVAGVVSTKSFNLVGFCRVLAAAEFSFEQLYLQYMGKNVLNFFRQDHGYKDGSYHKIWQGKEDNEHLVEVLSELDIKSLTFQTDVYEALQARYPAD; from the coding sequence ATGCAACAACAATTATTGAAAATGCTAGAAATGCAGGACGCAATGAATACCAAGGTAAATGCCCATTGGCGCGATCAGGGCTTTGCGTGGTACCGCGCGATTTGGGTTGAATGTGCTGAGCTAATGGACCATTACGGCTGGAAGTGGTGGAAGAAGCAATCCCCAGATATGGCGCAGGTGAACCTTGAGTTAGTTGATATTTGGCATTTTGGCTTAAGTGACCTTCTACAGGGGGCTACTAATATAGACGATTTGGCTAAAGCGCTAGATGCCGAGTTGCGTAAAGTACCAGAGTCGGTCGCTGAATTTCGGCTTGAACTCGAAGACTTTGTGGCTGGCGTGGTTAGCACAAAATCGTTCAATTTGGTGGGCTTTTGCCGTGTGTTGGCCGCTGCCGAATTTTCGTTCGAACAGTTGTATTTACAGTATATGGGTAAAAATGTACTCAATTTCTTCCGCCAAGATCACGGCTATAAAGATGGCAGTTATCATAAGATTTGGCAGGGCAAAGAAGACAACGAGCATTTGGTTGAGGTTTTGAGCGAGCTGGATATTAAAAGCCTTACGTTTCAAACAGACGTTTATGAGGCTTTGCAGGCGCGATACCCCGCAGATTAG
- a CDS encoding ATP-binding protein — translation MTLKRQLLLLGLLTLALPWLAVSYIQQLDSTLRQSRLDSVEQLAASVAHSLSKEGALIARLKQRNLQTPALFTAELPKDYVLDGYLTEWHYDEADNAEPARRYSKNNGWHPFINLPTGVLAAAQFALVEDGLWLGVAITGVEATLFSPQRESFDALILRFSHGVALRVITSVAGVAEVQRWQGGRWRRHFEDVALWQMSAAQTSGSLQTIELSLPLAYREHSVTVEYASAALGYSVFLSPQNNPVHLAYRDAEFTGLVGDYASEQQRVTLYDWRGLPVQGTGSLVLGAGLPEFNERNSWLMRLYFLLSGRPEYRYQAPQVPMSTEHSEWFFNRVSPVARAVVALGEKGQAPVGWLVLDKQDARFYILLAGIYGQFVFVCTIFAGVVVIALLGFSSVHSWRIRSLAKHAEQAIDPMGNVRAPFRSSRIPDEIGQLSRSFEALLRRLGAHQEYLKSLAVKLSHELRTPLAITQSSLDNLEVSALDISQRRYVERARGGMARLSSTLNAMSSVNSLEQALMHAESETFCIRDMLTMLVDAYQDNYPQQVVLSGFAEVSRPYRVAAAPELIVQMLDKLVENASQLAPKDSTIEISVSWPSEPAGELTLRVINTGPPLPSAIEQQIFDSMVSSREASQQGDGVHLGLGLYIARLICEFHGGSIRASSIDASESKRALVTFEIILPIISEG, via the coding sequence ATGACACTTAAGCGCCAGTTACTGCTATTGGGTTTGTTGACTTTGGCGCTACCGTGGCTGGCTGTTAGTTATATTCAACAGCTAGATAGCACTTTACGGCAATCGCGTTTAGATTCTGTCGAGCAATTGGCTGCCAGTGTTGCCCATAGTTTGTCGAAAGAGGGCGCTTTAATTGCCCGCTTAAAACAACGAAATCTGCAAACACCGGCGCTATTTACGGCTGAGTTGCCCAAAGATTATGTTTTAGACGGGTATCTAACCGAGTGGCATTACGACGAGGCCGATAATGCCGAGCCTGCGCGGCGTTACAGCAAAAATAATGGCTGGCACCCATTTATTAATTTGCCTACGGGCGTTTTGGCAGCCGCACAGTTTGCCTTGGTAGAAGACGGGTTGTGGTTGGGAGTTGCTATTACCGGCGTGGAGGCAACGCTTTTTTCGCCTCAGCGCGAAAGTTTCGATGCGTTGATATTGCGCTTTTCGCACGGTGTCGCTTTGCGAGTTATTACCTCGGTGGCGGGTGTTGCCGAGGTGCAGCGCTGGCAAGGTGGGCGCTGGCGACGCCACTTTGAAGACGTCGCTTTATGGCAAATGTCGGCTGCACAAACATCTGGCAGCCTTCAAACCATTGAGTTATCACTGCCGCTGGCATACCGCGAACACAGCGTTACGGTGGAGTACGCCAGCGCAGCGCTGGGTTATAGCGTATTTTTATCTCCGCAAAATAACCCTGTGCATTTGGCTTATCGGGATGCAGAGTTTACCGGCCTTGTCGGCGATTATGCTTCTGAGCAGCAGCGGGTGACTTTATACGATTGGCGAGGGTTGCCTGTGCAAGGAACGGGCAGTTTGGTTTTAGGAGCTGGGCTGCCGGAGTTTAATGAGCGCAACTCCTGGCTTATGCGTTTGTACTTTTTATTGTCGGGGCGGCCGGAATACCGCTACCAAGCGCCGCAAGTCCCTATGTCGACAGAGCATTCTGAATGGTTTTTTAATCGGGTATCGCCAGTGGCGCGCGCGGTTGTGGCGTTGGGTGAAAAAGGTCAAGCGCCGGTAGGTTGGCTCGTGCTCGACAAGCAAGACGCCCGTTTTTACATATTATTGGCGGGTATTTATGGCCAGTTTGTCTTTGTATGTACTATTTTTGCTGGGGTGGTTGTTATTGCGCTGCTTGGCTTTTCGAGTGTGCATTCGTGGCGTATTCGGTCATTAGCGAAACACGCGGAGCAAGCGATAGATCCTATGGGGAATGTGCGGGCGCCATTTCGTTCGAGCCGTATTCCCGATGAGATAGGTCAGTTGTCGCGTAGTTTTGAGGCTTTACTGCGTCGCTTAGGCGCGCATCAGGAGTACTTAAAAAGCCTTGCGGTAAAACTTTCACACGAGCTGAGAACCCCCTTGGCAATTACGCAAAGCTCGCTGGATAATTTAGAGGTGTCGGCGCTTGATATTTCGCAGCGTCGGTATGTTGAGCGAGCGAGGGGAGGCATGGCGCGGCTGTCATCAACACTTAATGCCATGAGTTCTGTGAATAGCCTAGAGCAGGCTTTAATGCATGCCGAAAGCGAAACCTTTTGCATTAGAGATATGCTCACAATGCTGGTCGATGCTTATCAGGACAACTACCCGCAGCAAGTGGTCTTGAGTGGTTTCGCTGAAGTTTCTAGGCCATATCGTGTAGCGGCAGCGCCTGAGCTAATAGTCCAAATGCTCGATAAGCTTGTCGAGAATGCTAGCCAGCTGGCGCCTAAAGATTCGACCATCGAAATAAGTGTGAGTTGGCCGAGCGAACCTGCGGGTGAGCTAACACTGCGTGTGATCAACACCGGCCCACCATTGCCCAGCGCTATAGAACAGCAGATTTTCGATTCCATGGTGTCTTCGCGTGAGGCGAGTCAGCAAGGTGATGGCGTGCACCTTGGCTTGGGGTTATATATTGCCCGCTTGATTTGTGAGTTTCACGGCGGCAGTATTCGGGCTTCCTCAATAGATGCGAGCGAGTCTAAGCGGGCTTTGGTAACATTCGAGATTATTTTACCCATTATTTCAGAAGGCTAG
- the pdsR gene encoding proteobacterial dedicated sortase system response regulator has product MPKHIAIIEDEIAIAENYRDALTRQGYDVSHYTSRPQAMQAFAARLPDLAIIDVGLGDEAEGGFDLCRDLRTRASQLPIIFLTARDSELDRVLGLRLGADDYLTKDISQPHMLARITALFRRVDALAAPAQNREQLVAGPLLIDCQTLQVTWQGHAIELTITEYWILQALAARPGHVKNRQQLMDAANVVLDDNTITSHIKRIRKKFKAIDESFDAIQTAYGLGYRWLTPKDPA; this is encoded by the coding sequence ATGCCCAAACATATTGCCATCATAGAAGATGAGATAGCGATAGCAGAAAACTATCGCGATGCCTTAACTCGACAAGGTTACGACGTAAGTCATTACACGAGTCGACCACAGGCGATGCAGGCTTTCGCCGCAAGGCTACCTGATTTGGCCATTATTGATGTGGGCTTGGGGGACGAGGCTGAAGGCGGCTTTGATCTTTGTAGAGATTTGCGCACGCGAGCATCCCAGTTGCCTATTATATTTTTAACGGCCAGAGATTCAGAGCTAGATCGCGTGTTGGGCTTGCGTTTAGGTGCGGATGATTACTTAACAAAAGATATTAGCCAGCCCCATATGCTTGCCAGAATTACGGCGTTATTTCGGCGAGTGGATGCGCTCGCTGCGCCGGCTCAAAATCGTGAGCAATTAGTGGCTGGGCCGCTGCTAATCGACTGTCAAACTTTGCAAGTGACATGGCAGGGGCATGCTATTGAGTTGACCATAACCGAATATTGGATTTTGCAGGCTTTAGCGGCACGCCCAGGGCATGTAAAAAACAGGCAACAATTAATGGATGCCGCGAATGTTGTGCTAGACGACAACACTATAACCTCCCATATCAAACGAATTCGCAAGAAGTTTAAAGCCATTGATGAAAGCTTCGATGCAATACAAACCGCATACGGCCTGGGTTATCGCTGGCTAACACCCAAGGACCCTGCATAG
- a CDS encoding DUF3592 domain-containing protein yields the protein MSKNTAKKNNILLALFGLPFAAVGLGFLFLSIIPALWEWHAMKAWQATPAVVTSAQLQTHRGDDSTTWEATARYQYEFNNQTYTGSRLGIMSGADNIGSWHQDHSRTLKKHHQNKTPITLYVDPSNPSQSVIDRELRWGMLLFKSVFVIVFGGVGIGLIVFALVSKNTKHPEQLKTDMPWQANDDWKNPIASNAKAGLWGLWGFAVFWNAISMPILLIIPEELASKNYPALVALLFPIIGLFLLTWCAINTARWRRFGATPLMLSPYPAAIGGQMGGTLTLRSRLPAQTEVHITLSCVKSYYSGSGKNRKRRESITWSNAGQGHIKNLPQGSQIAFCFNPPKNLPNSELPSDSYHLWRVSIAAQLPGADLHRDFEIPAFQSDAQSHLNIDDSTQHPKVKNKREEALESLLNPTTIPGGIAIKLQPLRNAKVSGAFVLFGFIFFGAGIAISRGDAAIMGFIFGSIGAAIIAGGLYALLNSYDVQITREGIKATRKLLGFTLNHKHATRSQIKSLRIKSTGSSQSGKNHTEYFAVEAQLNNGRTIRVAESITGRTMAEEALESLALLSGYPKD from the coding sequence ATGTCCAAGAACACAGCGAAAAAGAACAACATCTTACTGGCACTTTTTGGCCTACCCTTTGCCGCTGTTGGCTTAGGCTTTTTGTTCCTGAGTATTATTCCCGCTTTGTGGGAATGGCATGCAATGAAAGCATGGCAAGCCACGCCAGCTGTAGTGACATCTGCGCAGCTGCAAACTCACCGCGGCGATGACAGCACCACTTGGGAAGCGACCGCACGGTACCAATATGAGTTTAACAATCAAACCTATACGGGCTCACGCCTTGGCATTATGAGCGGCGCAGATAATATCGGTAGCTGGCACCAAGACCACAGTCGCACACTTAAAAAGCATCACCAAAACAAAACCCCCATTACCCTTTATGTGGACCCAAGTAACCCCAGCCAATCTGTTATCGATCGCGAACTGCGCTGGGGCATGCTGCTATTTAAATCTGTCTTTGTCATTGTTTTTGGCGGCGTGGGGATTGGGCTTATTGTTTTTGCTCTTGTCTCGAAAAATACCAAACACCCAGAACAACTGAAAACAGACATGCCCTGGCAAGCCAATGACGATTGGAAAAACCCAATTGCATCCAATGCCAAAGCTGGGCTTTGGGGGTTGTGGGGCTTTGCCGTGTTCTGGAACGCTATCTCCATGCCTATATTACTGATAATTCCCGAAGAGCTTGCCAGTAAAAACTACCCCGCACTCGTCGCACTGCTTTTCCCCATTATTGGTCTATTCCTACTGACATGGTGCGCGATTAATACGGCTCGATGGCGGCGCTTTGGTGCGACACCTTTGATGCTAAGCCCCTACCCCGCAGCCATCGGTGGCCAAATGGGTGGCACACTAACGCTGCGCAGCCGCTTGCCAGCCCAAACAGAAGTCCACATTACCCTTAGCTGCGTAAAAAGCTACTACAGCGGCAGCGGTAAAAACCGCAAGCGCAGAGAAAGCATTACTTGGAGCAACGCAGGACAAGGCCACATCAAAAACCTACCACAAGGCAGCCAAATTGCGTTTTGCTTTAACCCACCTAAAAACCTACCAAATTCTGAATTGCCCAGCGATAGCTACCACCTGTGGCGCGTATCTATCGCGGCGCAACTGCCAGGGGCCGACCTACATCGCGACTTTGAAATACCCGCCTTTCAATCCGATGCACAATCACATTTAAATATCGACGACAGTACGCAGCACCCTAAAGTTAAAAACAAACGGGAAGAAGCACTCGAAAGCTTGTTGAACCCAACCACAATACCCGGCGGCATAGCCATTAAGCTGCAGCCGCTACGCAATGCAAAAGTATCCGGCGCCTTCGTGCTATTTGGTTTTATATTTTTTGGTGCAGGCATTGCTATATCTCGCGGTGATGCGGCGATTATGGGTTTTATTTTTGGCTCCATAGGCGCAGCCATAATAGCCGGCGGGCTCTACGCCTTGCTCAATAGCTATGACGTGCAAATAACACGCGAGGGCATCAAAGCAACCCGAAAGCTCCTAGGTTTTACCCTTAACCACAAACACGCAACGCGCTCTCAAATAAAAAGCCTGCGTATAAAAAGCACCGGCTCGTCGCAATCGGGCAAGAACCACACGGAATACTTCGCAGTAGAAGCACAACTGAACAACGGCCGCACTATAAGGGTTGCAGAGTCCATTACCGGGCGCACTATGGCAGAAGAAGCACTTGAATCCTTAGCGTTGCTATCAGGCTACCCCAAGGATTAA
- the glk gene encoding glucokinase codes for MFPYVVADIGGTNARFALVTGKDAGLYALEHIHILKGKDYASFQDALSAYLDKLDGIKPTAMCAAVAGPVVGDQVQMTNLSWGFSCAAVAEQFGFKAFVAMNDFAAVAAGIPLMGGDHLITFKDGTPQDNTNKAVFGPGTGLGVAGVIRHNGLWLPNPCEGGHINIAPTSAFEADIIKAAIGHHGHASAETFISGPGLVNLYNAICEVEGSSAAKYEPSDITTKALDGSDATCVTTLNTFCSFLGSFAGNLALTYGATGGIYLAGGILPRFSDFVIKSDFSAKFAHKGPMSSYVENIPAYLVTHNELAFNGAAAWLEQQLTQ; via the coding sequence ATGTTTCCTTATGTTGTTGCCGATATCGGCGGAACCAATGCCCGCTTTGCCCTTGTCACCGGTAAAGATGCAGGCCTTTACGCACTAGAACACATCCACATCCTTAAAGGTAAAGACTACGCCAGTTTTCAAGATGCCTTAAGCGCCTATTTAGACAAACTCGACGGCATCAAACCAACAGCAATGTGCGCAGCAGTAGCGGGACCTGTGGTAGGCGATCAAGTGCAAATGACGAATTTGTCTTGGGGCTTTTCTTGCGCTGCGGTTGCGGAACAATTTGGTTTTAAAGCCTTTGTGGCTATGAACGACTTTGCCGCAGTAGCTGCCGGGATTCCACTGATGGGCGGCGACCACTTAATTACATTTAAAGACGGCACACCACAAGACAATACTAATAAAGCTGTTTTTGGCCCAGGTACAGGCCTTGGGGTTGCAGGTGTTATTCGCCATAACGGTTTGTGGCTACCCAACCCCTGTGAAGGCGGCCATATCAACATTGCGCCAACTTCAGCCTTTGAAGCCGACATTATTAAAGCCGCAATAGGCCACCACGGTCACGCCTCTGCCGAAACGTTTATATCGGGCCCAGGCCTTGTTAATTTATACAACGCCATTTGTGAAGTCGAAGGTTCCAGTGCGGCCAAATACGAGCCTTCCGACATCACAACCAAAGCACTAGACGGCTCCGATGCTACTTGCGTGACCACACTCAATACATTTTGTAGCTTTTTAGGCAGCTTTGCCGGCAACCTTGCATTAACTTACGGCGCCACTGGCGGCATTTACTTAGCCGGCGGCATACTGCCTCGCTTTAGCGACTTTGTCATCAAAAGTGATTTTTCCGCTAAGTTTGCCCATAAAGGCCCCATGAGCAGCTATGTAGAAAACATTCCGGCCTACCTTGTCACCCATAACGAGCTCGCCTTTAACGGTGCAGCCGCTTGGCTAGAGCAGCAACTTACCCAATAA
- a CDS encoding pyridoxal phosphate-dependent aminotransferase, with translation MKLSHYGQRMAAPSAIAELMRDLGEALNTNPDLLFLGGGNPALIPEAGDIFSRHLQALLNDKALVQRWLGVYQSPQGSESLLPLLSQYLQDQGWPVSAKNLVVVNGGQSAFNRLFNLLGGPSVKGTQRIHLPMLPEYVGYRGQMIGGDAFAVSRPIIALESEHRFRYKLDRSALVLDEHSGALCLSRPTNPSANVVDLEDVRWLEGEAKRWGIPMLVDCAYGAPFPNIMAPSQAYRWRPGSVAVLSASKLGLPGLRTAVVVADEELASLLAHVGAVENLASGNTGPLLLESLIASGDIHRLTQLIPEYYQPKRKLMLALLDEHLQDVPYRIHGADGAFFVWLWLPNLPVSAKVLYQRLKARNVLVMAGNDFFFGEEASWQHARECLRLNICQSDQAMAEAVAIIASEIKALYSKAK, from the coding sequence TTGAAATTATCACACTACGGCCAAAGAATGGCCGCACCTTCTGCTATTGCAGAGCTTATGCGCGATTTGGGGGAAGCTTTAAATACTAACCCCGATTTATTGTTTTTGGGTGGCGGTAATCCCGCGTTAATTCCTGAGGCTGGCGATATTTTTAGCCGGCACTTACAAGCTTTACTTAATGATAAAGCATTGGTTCAGCGTTGGTTGGGGGTTTATCAGTCGCCTCAAGGGTCTGAATCGTTGCTGCCGTTGCTTAGCCAGTATTTGCAGGACCAAGGTTGGCCGGTTAGCGCTAAAAATTTGGTTGTGGTGAATGGCGGTCAGTCGGCGTTTAACCGGTTGTTTAATTTATTGGGTGGCCCAAGTGTTAAGGGAACACAACGTATTCATTTGCCTATGCTGCCTGAATACGTGGGTTATCGCGGGCAGATGATTGGTGGTGATGCCTTTGCGGTATCGCGGCCCATCATTGCGTTGGAGTCTGAGCACCGTTTTCGTTACAAGTTAGATCGTAGTGCGCTGGTTTTGGATGAGCACTCAGGAGCGCTGTGTTTGTCCCGCCCAACCAACCCATCGGCTAATGTTGTTGACCTTGAAGATGTTCGCTGGCTAGAAGGCGAGGCTAAGCGTTGGGGGATTCCTATGCTGGTCGATTGTGCTTATGGCGCGCCATTTCCGAATATTATGGCGCCATCGCAGGCCTACCGCTGGCGCCCGGGGTCTGTGGCGGTATTAAGTGCGTCTAAATTAGGTTTGCCCGGTTTGCGCACGGCCGTGGTAGTGGCCGATGAAGAGCTAGCTTCTCTACTGGCACACGTTGGCGCGGTGGAGAATTTAGCCTCGGGCAACACAGGGCCATTATTATTGGAAAGCCTAATTGCCAGTGGTGATATTCATCGTTTAACCCAACTGATTCCTGAGTATTACCAACCAAAGCGCAAGTTGATGTTGGCCTTGCTTGATGAGCACTTGCAAGACGTGCCATATCGTATACACGGTGCTGATGGGGCGTTTTTTGTTTGGCTGTGGCTACCCAACTTACCTGTTAGTGCCAAGGTGTTATATCAACGGCTAAAAGCGCGCAATGTCTTGGTTATGGCGGGCAATGACTTTTTCTTTGGTGAGGAGGCGTCTTGGCAGCATGCTAGGGAGTGTCTTCGGCTGAATATTTGCCAGTCCGATCAAGCTATGGCCGAGGCGGTTGCGATTATTGCTAGCGAAATAAAAGCGTTATATTCAAAGGCTAAATAG
- a CDS encoding outer membrane beta-barrel protein: MKFSTLPLSALLLSISSLANANDNNLGAFLGSDFALSQHKVSASGYEDESDMSESYSVYAGYQFHHNWGAKLSVVNFGSATPIDDYGVKAETEADGNTLTAVWSTSRNEKQWSMYAELGILQWDVTLTVDSPYMDSVSRSDSGTSIIGGLGGSYAMTRHLDITLFALWAATESDLPIDQHTTLDFQYSRYGAGLQYHF, translated from the coding sequence ATGAAATTTTCAACATTACCTTTATCTGCATTATTACTATCCATAAGCAGCCTGGCTAATGCTAACGACAACAACCTAGGAGCCTTTCTGGGGAGTGATTTTGCCTTGAGCCAACACAAGGTTTCAGCATCCGGCTATGAAGACGAATCAGATATGAGCGAATCTTATTCCGTTTATGCCGGCTATCAGTTTCACCACAACTGGGGCGCCAAGCTTTCTGTCGTTAATTTTGGTTCTGCGACCCCAATTGACGACTATGGAGTGAAAGCCGAAACCGAAGCGGATGGCAATACTTTAACAGCTGTATGGAGCACTAGTCGCAATGAAAAACAATGGTCAATGTATGCAGAGCTAGGGATTCTGCAATGGGACGTAACATTAACGGTTGACAGCCCCTATATGGATTCAGTAAGCCGAAGTGACTCAGGCACGAGTATTATCGGTGGTCTAGGCGGTAGCTATGCGATGACTCGACATCTAGATATCACGTTATTTGCGTTGTGGGCTGCGACGGAATCAGACTTACCTATTGACCAGCACACTACACTTGACTTTCAATACTCGCGCTATGGCGCCGGTCTTCAATATCATTTTTGA
- a CDS encoding Lrp/AsnC family transcriptional regulator: protein MNENTTLDKFDRLILKALQENADYSMNEIGERVGLSHTPCWRRVKRLEQDGYIKKRVTLLDANTLNLSVSVHAYLTIKSHDESSLNAFEEAVLKVPQVVECYSTTGDKDYLLRIIVSTVDAYEKLLKKTLVHLPNVASINSTFALKQVKYTTELPLN from the coding sequence ATGAACGAAAACACCACCCTCGACAAATTCGATCGATTGATTCTTAAAGCGTTGCAAGAAAATGCCGATTACTCAATGAACGAAATTGGCGAACGCGTGGGCTTGTCTCATACACCATGCTGGCGGCGGGTTAAGCGTTTGGAGCAAGATGGCTACATTAAAAAACGAGTGACCCTACTGGACGCAAACACGCTGAATTTAAGTGTTAGTGTGCACGCCTATTTAACCATTAAAAGTCACGATGAAAGCTCGCTTAATGCTTTTGAAGAAGCCGTACTAAAGGTGCCGCAGGTGGTCGAATGCTATTCCACTACGGGGGATAAAGATTATTTGTTGCGGATTATTGTAAGTACTGTGGATGCTTACGAAAAGCTACTGAAAAAGACCTTGGTTCACCTGCCAAACGTGGCGTCAATTAACTCGACCTTTGCCTTAAAACAGGTGAAATACACCACCGAATTACCACTTAACTAA
- a CDS encoding acyl-CoA dehydrogenase C-terminal domain-containing protein encodes MTDYKVPARDMQFVLHELLDYEAHCQRLTNGEDATRDVVDAVIEEAGKFCENVLAPLNRVGDTEGCKFDNGTVTTPTGFKEAYRQYIEAGWPSMIHPVEYGGQGLPESLETIVSEMVGTANWSWGMYPGLSHGAMKTIGTHGSDEQKTTYLKHLIAGEWTGTMCLTEPHCGTDLGMLKTKAEPSADGSYAVTGTKIFISAGEHDLAENIVHIVLARLPDAPEGTKGISLFIVPKFLPEGDGIGARNNVACGSLEHKMGIHGNATCVLNFDGAKGFLIGEANRGLNCMFTFMNGARLGTAIQGLSHAELGFQKSLAYAKDRLQMRSLSGVKNPSGPADPIIVHPDVRRMLLTQKAFAEGGRMLAYYISQLVDVEYNGTDDAERAEASELLAFLTPIAKAFMTESGFESANLGMQCFGGHGYIAEWGAEQNVRDSRISTLYEGTTGIQALDLLGRKVLQSQGEMLKRFTKIIHKFCQGHKDNAALQAYIEPLAAVNKEWGELTMHIGLAAMNNADEVGAASVDYLMYSGYITQAYFWARAAAVAQAKLGGSESDFYQAKLKTATFYYQRILPRTRTLHETIKSGAANLTALDAEHFSF; translated from the coding sequence ATGACTGATTACAAAGTTCCCGCAAGAGATATGCAGTTTGTATTGCACGAGCTGCTTGATTACGAGGCACATTGCCAACGTTTAACCAATGGCGAAGATGCTACCCGCGATGTGGTTGACGCGGTAATAGAAGAGGCCGGCAAGTTTTGTGAAAACGTACTAGCACCATTAAATAGAGTTGGCGATACCGAAGGTTGTAAGTTCGATAACGGAACCGTCACCACGCCTACAGGTTTCAAAGAGGCTTATCGGCAGTATATCGAAGCCGGCTGGCCCAGCATGATCCACCCCGTGGAATACGGTGGCCAAGGTTTGCCCGAATCCCTCGAGACAATTGTAAGTGAGATGGTAGGCACGGCTAATTGGTCTTGGGGAATGTACCCCGGGCTAAGTCATGGTGCTATGAAAACCATTGGTACCCATGGCTCTGACGAACAAAAAACGACCTATTTAAAACACCTAATTGCCGGTGAGTGGACCGGCACGATGTGCTTAACCGAGCCGCACTGCGGGACCGATTTAGGCATGCTGAAAACCAAAGCAGAACCTTCTGCAGACGGTAGCTACGCCGTTACTGGAACGAAAATATTTATTTCTGCTGGCGAGCATGATCTGGCTGAAAACATCGTACATATTGTATTGGCTCGCTTACCCGATGCGCCTGAGGGTACCAAAGGTATATCGCTGTTTATTGTGCCAAAATTTTTGCCCGAAGGTGACGGCATAGGTGCACGCAATAATGTAGCTTGTGGCTCGCTTGAGCATAAAATGGGCATTCACGGTAACGCAACTTGCGTGCTAAATTTTGATGGCGCGAAAGGCTTTTTAATTGGTGAAGCCAATCGTGGCTTGAATTGCATGTTTACCTTTATGAATGGCGCACGCTTAGGTACTGCAATACAAGGGCTTTCGCATGCTGAGCTTGGGTTTCAAAAATCGTTAGCCTATGCCAAAGACCGTTTACAAATGCGGTCGTTATCCGGTGTTAAAAATCCTAGCGGCCCTGCCGACCCTATTATTGTGCATCCCGATGTTCGCCGTATGCTACTTACGCAAAAAGCATTCGCCGAAGGTGGCCGAATGTTGGCGTACTATATATCGCAGTTAGTGGACGTGGAGTATAACGGTACGGACGACGCCGAGCGGGCTGAAGCTAGCGAGTTGCTTGCCTTTTTAACGCCAATTGCCAAAGCCTTTATGACAGAAAGCGGCTTTGAAAGTGCAAACCTCGGTATGCAGTGTTTTGGTGGCCACGGCTATATTGCGGAGTGGGGCGCCGAGCAAAATGTACGCGATAGCCGTATATCGACGCTCTACGAAGGGACCACGGGCATTCAGGCGTTAGATTTACTGGGCCGAAAAGTATTGCAATCACAAGGTGAAATGCTAAAACGTTTCACCAAAATCATCCACAAGTTCTGCCAAGGGCATAAAGATAATGCGGCTTTGCAAGCTTACATTGAGCCACTCGCCGCGGTTAATAAAGAGTGGGGTGAGCTAACAATGCACATTGGTTTAGCGGCCATGAATAATGCCGACGAGGTTGGCGCAGCCAGTGTGGATTACCTAATGTATTCCGGTTATATCACGCAGGCGTACTTTTGGGCGCGCGCGGCGGCGGTTGCACAGGCTAAGCTTGGCGGTAGCGAATCGGACTTTTACCAAGCGAAGCTAAAAACGGCAACCTTCTATTATCAGCGCATTTTACCGCGCACGCGCACTTTGCACGAAACCATAAAGTCTGGCGCTGCCAATTTAACCGCGTTAGATGCCGAGCACTTTAGTTTTTAA